Proteins encoded by one window of Halodesulfovibrio sp. MK-HDV:
- a CDS encoding glycosyltransferase family 25 protein — protein sequence MKIFIINLERSTDRRSSMEARLNELNLAHEFISAVDGSEKNFLYSDRYDAKKRLFMRGRELQRGQIANFASHITLWEKCVELNTPIVVLEDDAILKDSFPEAVSVAAQQINDLGCIRLYGNKLNKHKIVRELNDTYKIALSFFGTTCSNAYAIQPAAAKKLLAHCTQILHSIDVYMNHSYNHGVPCYVLLPMPVEHDTSRPTTIADRVKSKKTLLQKCVRELDISYIRLATLLTSLRHLKR from the coding sequence ATGAAAATATTTATTATCAACTTAGAACGATCAACTGATCGTCGCTCCAGCATGGAAGCTCGCCTCAATGAATTAAACCTCGCCCACGAATTCATTAGCGCAGTCGACGGCTCAGAAAAGAATTTTTTATATAGTGATCGGTATGACGCAAAGAAAAGGCTCTTCATGAGAGGAAGAGAGCTACAACGGGGACAAATTGCGAACTTTGCTTCGCACATCACGTTGTGGGAAAAATGCGTTGAACTAAACACTCCGATTGTTGTCCTTGAAGATGATGCAATCCTCAAAGATAGCTTCCCCGAAGCAGTAAGCGTTGCAGCACAGCAAATTAACGACCTTGGTTGCATCAGACTCTACGGCAACAAGCTCAACAAACATAAAATTGTACGCGAGCTAAATGATACGTATAAGATTGCTCTTTCCTTCTTTGGAACAACTTGCAGCAACGCGTATGCAATCCAGCCTGCTGCGGCTAAAAAACTTTTGGCACACTGTACTCAAATTCTTCACTCCATTGATGTCTACATGAACCACTCATATAATCACGGTGTTCCATGTTACGTTTTACTCCCAATGCCTGTTGAGCATGACACTTCACGTCCAACAACCATTGCGGATCGAGTAAAAAGTAAAAAAACACTGCTCCAAAAATGTGTTCGAGAACTTGATATTTCGTACATCAGGCTTGCTACACTGCTCACTTCCCTTCGTCATCTCAAACGATAA
- the glpQ gene encoding glycerophosphodiester phosphodiesterase yields MKKLLSFLLIALIALSASVAFAGANKIVIAHRGASGYLPEHTLEAKAAAYFMGVDYIEQDLVMTKDDQLVVLHDHYLDRITDVMEKFPKRFRMVNGEKRWFAIDFTLPEIKTLKVTEGFNVKDGKKVQGFGTRFPMFSSSFEVPTFEEELQLIQGLNKSTGKNVGIYPEIKAPWFHRAEGKDISMAALNMLKAYGYTTKEDKVYVQCFDPIETRRISKDLLPKLGMNVKVVQLIAETSWNETMEKKNGKFVPYNYDWMFEKGAMERISQYADGIGPWKPMLVKNDSTGNNLIITDMVKDAHANGMEVHPYTFRLDNGRIPAYAASFEDMLDIFYYTVDVDGVFTDFPDRAVNFLRRAEYQRQGL; encoded by the coding sequence ATGAAAAAGTTGCTGTCATTTTTACTTATTGCCCTGATTGCCCTTAGTGCAAGCGTTGCCTTTGCAGGTGCCAATAAAATTGTAATCGCACACCGTGGTGCTTCCGGCTACCTGCCTGAACATACCCTTGAAGCAAAAGCTGCCGCATACTTCATGGGCGTTGACTACATAGAGCAAGATCTGGTTATGACCAAGGATGACCAGCTTGTCGTTCTTCACGATCATTACCTTGATCGCATCACTGACGTTATGGAAAAATTTCCAAAACGTTTTAGAATGGTTAATGGTGAAAAACGCTGGTTCGCAATCGACTTTACCCTTCCAGAAATTAAAACTCTTAAAGTTACCGAAGGGTTCAATGTCAAAGATGGTAAGAAAGTTCAGGGCTTCGGCACTCGCTTTCCAATGTTTTCTTCTTCATTCGAAGTCCCAACCTTTGAAGAAGAACTCCAGCTCATTCAGGGCTTAAACAAATCTACGGGTAAAAACGTTGGTATTTACCCTGAGATTAAGGCTCCTTGGTTCCACCGTGCTGAAGGCAAAGACATTAGTATGGCAGCATTAAACATGCTTAAAGCGTACGGCTACACCACTAAAGAAGACAAAGTATACGTACAGTGCTTTGATCCAATCGAAACTCGCCGCATTAGCAAAGATCTTCTTCCTAAACTCGGTATGAACGTTAAAGTTGTTCAGCTTATCGCTGAAACCAGCTGGAACGAAACCATGGAAAAGAAAAACGGAAAATTTGTTCCTTACAACTATGATTGGATGTTTGAAAAAGGCGCAATGGAGCGTATTTCTCAATACGCTGACGGCATCGGTCCTTGGAAACCAATGCTCGTTAAAAATGATTCCACTGGCAACAATCTCATTATTACAGACATGGTAAAAGATGCCCACGCCAATGGCATGGAAGTTCACCCTTACACCTTCCGTCTTGATAATGGCCGTATCCCGGCCTATGCAGCAAGCTTTGAAGACATGCTGGATATCTTCTACTACACAGTAGATGTTGACGGCGTTTTCACTGACTTCCCTGATCGAGCTGTCAATTTCCTGCGTCGCGCTGAATACCAACGTCAGGGTTTATAG
- a CDS encoding O-antigen ligase, with amino-acid sequence MFDDRLILSYGNPHRLAVAGAFSIFTLFTYLSIFSKKKRLIVYCLFVIIGTAIFMTVSRSTILGLLCAIAAYILFYRSKHLIKVVVVAVLISLIIFTILPPRQQQRLIDPLSAPLHDRTTKQRIGIWYTALQGIKEAPILGHGLRAYSDYDSDYKEAHRAEMVDKNILIIDSRWAHPHSLYLGSLFGWGIVGTLLLIGAFIPAFRHSSGRIKTFLFLMTFFSLGYGLTELRIKSDDGAFILFFPLGLAYGSILFEHLSQKNKTTSEDQIQAKPFTTKILTLLN; translated from the coding sequence ATGTTTGATGACCGCCTTATCTTGTCGTATGGAAATCCACATCGACTAGCGGTAGCAGGCGCATTTTCAATCTTCACACTGTTCACGTACCTGAGCATCTTCTCAAAAAAGAAGCGGCTTATCGTATATTGTTTATTTGTAATTATCGGCACAGCAATCTTCATGACAGTGAGCCGGTCAACTATCCTTGGCCTACTCTGTGCCATTGCTGCCTACATACTATTCTATCGTTCTAAGCATCTAATTAAGGTAGTTGTCGTTGCAGTACTTATCAGCCTTATTATTTTTACTATCTTACCGCCGAGGCAACAACAACGTTTAATCGACCCACTCTCCGCCCCTCTTCATGACAGAACTACCAAACAGCGTATAGGAATTTGGTACACAGCCTTACAAGGAATTAAAGAGGCTCCTATTCTTGGTCATGGATTACGAGCCTACAGTGACTATGACAGCGACTATAAAGAAGCACATCGTGCAGAAATGGTAGATAAAAATATTCTAATTATAGATAGCCGTTGGGCTCATCCTCACAGTCTTTATTTAGGGTCACTATTTGGATGGGGGATTGTAGGCACTCTGCTCCTCATCGGTGCATTTATTCCCGCATTCCGCCACTCTTCAGGTCGGATTAAAACTTTCTTATTTTTAATGACATTCTTTAGCTTGGGTTATGGACTTACAGAGCTTCGAATAAAAAGTGATGATGGGGCTTTTATCCTATTCTTCCCATTGGGACTTGCATATGGCTCAATTCTTTTTGAACACTTATCTCAAAAAAACAAAACTACTTCAGAAGATCAGATCCAAGCGAAACCATTTACTACTAAGATTCTTACTTTGCTAAATTAA
- a CDS encoding iron-containing alcohol dehydrogenase, which translates to MSYQQTVAPVEFYMPSVTVIGSGAVKEIPARLASLGGTKPLLVTDKGMTQLGVTASIVQLMQGAGMQCAIYDETVPNPTDKNVSDGLAQYTANGCDCIVTLGGGSAHDCGKGIGIVATNGGTIHQYEGVNKARVAMPPFLAVNTTAGTASEMTRFCIITDTARKVKMALVDWRVTPNIALDDPELMIGMPPSLTAATGLDALTHAVEAYVSTGATHMTDANAEKAIKLISKYLRRAVGNGRNLEAREAMCYAQYQAGMAFNNAGLGYVHAMAHQLGGYLNLPHGECNAILLPHVCEFNMLAAMDRFAEMAEFFGVQSSARTQREAAGNVIQAIRDLMQDVNIPASLTMLAKKYGKTVNPEDFEVMAESAMKDACAVTNPRGMRKEDIIAIYRKIL; encoded by the coding sequence ATGAGCTATCAGCAGACAGTAGCGCCTGTCGAATTTTATATGCCGTCAGTTACAGTTATCGGTTCTGGCGCAGTTAAAGAGATTCCAGCTAGACTTGCGTCTCTGGGAGGTACCAAGCCTTTGCTCGTAACCGATAAGGGTATGACGCAGCTTGGAGTTACCGCTTCTATCGTACAGCTTATGCAAGGTGCAGGCATGCAGTGCGCAATATACGATGAAACTGTTCCTAACCCTACCGACAAAAATGTTAGCGATGGTCTTGCACAGTACACCGCTAATGGTTGTGACTGCATTGTTACCCTTGGTGGTGGTAGTGCTCATGACTGCGGTAAAGGGATCGGAATTGTCGCTACTAACGGCGGCACAATTCATCAGTATGAAGGTGTAAATAAAGCACGTGTGGCGATGCCGCCATTTCTTGCAGTAAATACTACCGCAGGAACCGCGTCTGAAATGACTCGTTTCTGCATTATTACCGATACCGCACGTAAAGTTAAAATGGCTCTCGTAGACTGGCGCGTGACTCCAAACATTGCTTTGGACGATCCAGAGCTTATGATTGGTATGCCACCAAGCCTTACAGCTGCGACTGGTCTTGATGCACTTACACATGCAGTGGAAGCATATGTTTCTACTGGTGCAACACACATGACTGACGCAAACGCAGAAAAAGCAATTAAGCTTATTTCTAAGTACCTGCGTCGTGCAGTTGGTAACGGTCGCAACCTCGAAGCTCGTGAAGCAATGTGTTATGCGCAGTATCAGGCTGGCATGGCGTTTAACAACGCTGGCCTCGGATATGTTCATGCAATGGCACACCAGCTTGGCGGCTACCTTAACTTGCCTCATGGTGAGTGTAACGCAATCCTTTTGCCGCACGTATGTGAATTCAACATGCTTGCAGCTATGGACCGCTTTGCAGAAATGGCAGAATTCTTCGGTGTACAGAGCTCAGCTCGTACACAGCGCGAAGCGGCAGGCAATGTAATTCAGGCAATTCGTGATCTCATGCAGGACGTGAATATTCCAGCCAGCCTTACTATGCTTGCAAAGAAATACGGTAAAACCGTAAATCCTGAAGATTTTGAAGTTATGGCAGAAAGTGCAATGAAAGATGCTTGTGCAGTTACAAACCCTCGCGGTATGCGCAAAGAAGACATCATCGCAATCTACCGTAAGATTTTATAG
- a CDS encoding DUF2333 family protein translates to MSRIGLDSLKQLFKSKSGSRSLIVISVLLVIVVGFSIVGIRTQVAEQPVMPINGEIKGDADIAPLVFKAAYFSLDRELNNSTLGWLPNDLMISPTSWLDNKRNLQRGIIFATRGIINVYTMNFARSGSGEEVNKDLLKAQTSSFPYAEDVWMFASSESRYNEGIKSINSYLKDVESGKAVFNVKTDDLYTLIDTLESLIEMPQSRLKTGVDSHFEADDAIYFAKGVCLVVRDVLYTVTKAYPELMNRGGEQNITVALETLDIIASFNPLYVFAGGNKNGDSMLPNQVQALASKLDITANRLRDVKLALDK, encoded by the coding sequence ATGTCACGCATTGGACTCGATTCTTTGAAACAGCTTTTTAAAAGCAAAAGTGGTTCAAGGTCTTTAATAGTTATATCAGTTCTTTTGGTTATTGTTGTAGGCTTCAGCATTGTTGGGATCCGTACTCAGGTTGCCGAACAGCCAGTAATGCCAATTAATGGTGAGATCAAGGGCGATGCAGACATTGCTCCGTTAGTGTTCAAAGCTGCATATTTTTCTTTAGATAGAGAATTGAATAACTCTACTCTTGGTTGGCTCCCTAACGACTTGATGATTTCCCCGACATCATGGCTCGACAATAAGAGAAATCTTCAACGCGGTATAATCTTTGCCACTCGTGGTATAATTAACGTGTACACCATGAACTTTGCACGTAGCGGTTCTGGCGAGGAAGTGAACAAAGACCTGCTGAAAGCGCAGACATCATCTTTTCCATACGCTGAAGACGTTTGGATGTTTGCATCATCCGAGAGCAGATACAACGAAGGCATCAAGTCAATTAATTCCTATTTGAAAGATGTTGAAAGCGGCAAAGCTGTATTCAATGTAAAGACTGACGACTTGTACACCCTCATTGATACTCTTGAGTCACTTATTGAAATGCCTCAGTCTCGTTTGAAGACAGGGGTTGATTCTCATTTTGAAGCTGATGATGCTATCTACTTTGCTAAAGGTGTTTGTCTGGTTGTACGTGACGTATTATATACCGTAACTAAGGCATACCCAGAGTTGATGAATCGCGGTGGCGAACAGAACATTACTGTTGCTTTGGAGACCCTTGACATTATTGCTAGCTTTAATCCGTTATACGTATTCGCTGGCGGGAATAAAAATGGTGACTCAATGCTTCCGAACCAGGTGCAGGCCTTGGCCTCTAAGCTTGATATTACAGCAAACCGTTTGCGCGATGTTAAATTAGCATTAGATAAATAG